One genomic region from Bufo bufo chromosome 3, aBufBuf1.1, whole genome shotgun sequence encodes:
- the CRYAA gene encoding alpha-crystallin A chain, protein MDITIQHPWFKRALGSFYPNRVFDQVFGDGVFDYDLYPFFSSTISPYYRQSFFRGYMDSGISEVRSDRDRFIINLDVKHFSPEDLTVKLQDDFVEIHGKHSERQDDHGYISREFHRRYRLPPSLDQSSVSCSLSADGVLTFSGPKLHSNLDSSHSERPIPVSRDEKPTSAPSS, encoded by the exons ATGGACATCACTATTCAGCACCCTTGGTTCAAGCGCGCCCTGGGTTCCTTCTATCCCAACCGTGTCTTTGACCAGGTTTTTGGAGATGGGGTGTTTGATTATGACCTGTAccccttcttctcctccaccATCAGCCCTTACTACAGGCAGAGCTTCTTCAGGGGATATATGGACTCTGGCATCTCTGAG GTGCGCTCAGACCGGGACCGTTTTATCATTAACTTGGACGTGAAGCATTTTTCTCCTGAGGATCTGACAGTCAAACTTCAGGATGACTTTGTGGAGATCCATGGAAAACACAGTGAAAGACAG GACGATCACGGATACATCTCCCGGGAGTTCCACCGCCGCTATCGCCTTCCACCAAGCTTGGACCAGTCCTCAGTCAGCTGCTCCCTCTCTGCCGACGGCGTCCTGACCTTCTCCGGTCCCAAACTGCATTCCAATCTGGATTCAAGCCACAGCGAGAGACCTATCCCTGTATCCCGTGATGAGAAGCCCACCTCCGCTCCCTCCTCCTAA
- the SIK1 gene encoding serine/threonine-protein kinase SIK1, giving the protein MVILRDGCGTGVAPRRPLRVGFYDIEGTLGKGNFAVVKLARHRVTNTQVAIKIIDKTRLDRANLEKIYREVQIMKRLRHPHIIRLYQVMETKDMIYLVTEYAQSGELFDYLTARGRLSEEEARAKFLQILCAVEYCHSQNIVHRDLKTENLLLGDNMEVKLADFGFGNFYMEGRPLNTWCGSPPYAAPEVFQGKEYEGPLLDIWSLGVVLYVLLCGSFPFDGPNLPILRQRVLDGRFRIPYYMSQDCESLLRRMLVVDPGKRLSIAQIRQHRWFQGVAPQQPLLHSDFLAPQLSVQVLAIMQNLGIDRERTLQALQNDTYDHYAAIYYLLVERLQESRFGQLPEARASDCVKAPLSSAVSPLLCQPQAAVADYDCELSGPLQSLLYLGEPSLLGAPVSAPRPPQLCEQTLKSRDPRPAAPDILVSSASSSPCHSLENCLRPPCDPRSAAPLSAQSATPVLQHQEAPSPNCLLPVTFQEGRRASDTFLTQGASALRQLRRSVRVRGLLCLSKLRHRGVLARGGGRSGASPGFLLDVLQQQRLLQISLGPPTAPSSPLPPETSADCYLEPKILKEAPVWPMTVDCGCPTVQ; this is encoded by the exons ATGGTGATTCTCAGGGACGGCTGTGGTACGGGTGTCGCCCCCCGCAGGCCGCTCCGGGTCGGATTTTATGACATCGAAGGGACACTCGGCAAGGGAAACTTTGCGGTGGTGAAACTGGCGCGGCACCGAGTGACCAACACCCAG GTCGCCATTAAAATCATCGATAAAACACGACTGGACCGCGCCAATCTGGAGAAGATTTACCGGGAGGTCCAGATCATGAAGCGCCTGCGCCACCCCCACATCATCCGCCTCTACCAG GTGATGGAGACCAAAGACATGATCTATCTGGTGACGGAGTACGCCCAGAGCGGGGAGTTATTTG ATTACCTGACCGCGCGAGGACGCCTGTCCGAGGAAGAAGCCCGTGCCAAGTTCCTGCAGATCCTGTGCGCCGTGGAATACTGTCACTCCCAGAACATCGTCCACCGCGACCTGAAGACTGAAaacctgctgctgggggacaacATGGAGGTCAAACTGGCTG ATTTTGGCTTTGGTAACTTCTACATGGAAGGTCGACCCCTGAACACCTGGTGCGGGAGCCCCCCGTATGCTGCGCCGGAGGTGTTCCAGGGAAAGGAGTATGAGGGCCCCCTACTGGATATCTGG agtttggGGGTCGTCCTGTATGTTTTGCTTTGTGGGTCATTTCCCTTCGATGGACCAAACCTGCCGATCCTGCGTCAGCGGGTCCTGGACGGGCGCTTCAGAATCCCGTACTACATGTCCCAAG ACTGCGAGTCTCTGCTGCGCCGGATGCTGGTGGTGGACCCAGGGAAGAGGCTGAGCATTGCACAGATCAGACAGCACCGGTGGTTCCAGGGTGTGGCCCCCCAGCAACCGCTCCTGCACAGTGATTTCCTGGCCCCCCAGCTCAGTGTACAAGTCCTGGCCATCATGCAGAATCTGGGCATTGACAGAGAGCGCACCCTGCAG GCTCTACAGAACGACACGTATGATCATTACGCCGCCATCTACTACCTCCTGGTGGAGCGGCTGCAGGAGTCACGCTTTGGGCAGCTCCCGGAAGCCAGAGCTTCAGACTGTGTGAAG GCTCCTCTTTCCTCCGCTGTTTCTCCTCTCCTGTGTCAGCCGCAGGCAGCAGTGGCCGATTATGATTGTGAGCTCAGCGGCCCACTGCAG TCTCTGCTGTATCTGGGGGAGCCGTCTCTTCTTGGGGCCCCGGTTTCGGCCCCTCGCCCTCCGCAGCTGTGTGAGCAGACCCTGAAGAGCAGAGATCCGCGgccggcagcaccag ATATTCTGGTTTCCTCTGCGTCGTCTTCCCCGTGTCACAGTCTGGAGAACTGTCTGCGGCCGCCCTGTGACCCGCGCTCCGCAGCGCCCCTCAGCGCCCAGTCAGCGACTCCTGTCCTACAGCATCAGGAAGCCCCCTCCCCCAACTGTCTGCTGCCTGTCACCTTCCAGGAGGGGCGCCGAGCATCCGACACCTTCCTGACACAAG GAGCCAGTGCACTTCGTCAGCTCCGGAGGTCTGTTCGAGTTCGCGGTCTCCTGTGTCTCAGTAAGCTTCGTCATCGAGGGGTCTTGGCCCGAGGAGGGGGGCGCTCTGGAGCCTCCCCAGGGTTCCTGCTGGATGTCCTGCAGCAGCAGAG GCTGCTCCAGATCTCCCTCGGCCCTCCCACCGCCCCGTCTTCTCCGCTGCCCCCCGAGACCTCTGCAGATTGCTACTTGGAGCCCAAGATTCTTAAAGAAGCTCCTGTGTGGCCCATGACTGTGGACTGTGGGTGCCCCACTGTGCAGTGA